Proteins from one Mycolicibacter virginiensis genomic window:
- a CDS encoding homoserine dehydrogenase yields MSGSQVSGAPVGVAVLGLGNVGSEVVRILESSADDLAARIGAPLVLRGVGVRRVAADRGVPAELLTDDIDSLVSRSDVDIVVELMGPVEPARKAILSAIAHGKSVVTANKALLSRSTGELAEAAENARVDLYFEASVAGAIPVIRPLTQSLAGDTVLRVAGIVNGTTNYILSEMDSTGADYTAALADASALGYAEADPTADVEGYDAAAKAAILASIAFHTRVTADDVYREGITSISPADFTTARELGCTIKLLAICERITTSDGQQRVSARVYPALVPLTHPLATVNGAFNAVVVEAEAAGRLMFYGQGAGGAPTASAVTGDLVMAARNRVQGGRGPRESKYAQLAIAPIGDVQTRYYVSMDVADKPGVLSTVAAEFAAHGVSIAEVRQEGVADNDGQLIGARIVVVTHRAADAALSKTVAALADLDAVQRIASVLRLEGTDQ; encoded by the coding sequence GTGTCCGGTTCGCAGGTGTCCGGGGCCCCGGTAGGGGTGGCAGTCCTCGGCTTGGGCAACGTCGGCAGCGAAGTCGTCCGCATTCTCGAGTCCAGCGCTGATGATCTGGCCGCCCGCATCGGCGCACCGCTGGTGCTGCGCGGGGTCGGGGTGCGCCGGGTAGCGGCCGACCGCGGCGTGCCGGCGGAGTTGCTCACCGACGACATCGACAGCCTGGTGTCGCGCAGCGACGTCGACATCGTCGTGGAGCTGATGGGCCCGGTCGAACCGGCCCGCAAGGCGATCCTGTCGGCGATCGCGCACGGCAAATCCGTCGTCACCGCCAACAAGGCCCTGCTGTCGCGGTCCACCGGGGAGCTGGCCGAGGCCGCCGAGAACGCGCGCGTGGACTTGTACTTCGAGGCCAGTGTCGCCGGCGCCATCCCGGTGATCCGGCCGCTGACTCAGTCGCTGGCCGGCGACACCGTGTTGCGGGTGGCCGGCATCGTCAACGGCACCACCAACTACATCCTGTCCGAAATGGACTCCACCGGCGCCGATTACACCGCCGCACTGGCCGATGCGAGTGCGCTGGGCTACGCCGAGGCCGACCCGACCGCTGACGTGGAGGGCTACGACGCCGCCGCGAAGGCCGCGATCCTGGCGTCGATCGCCTTCCACACCCGGGTGACCGCCGACGACGTCTATCGCGAGGGCATCACCAGCATCAGCCCGGCGGACTTCACCACGGCCAGGGAGTTGGGTTGCACGATCAAGCTGCTGGCGATCTGCGAGCGCATCACCACCAGCGATGGGCAGCAGCGGGTTTCGGCTCGGGTGTACCCGGCGCTGGTGCCGCTGACTCACCCGCTGGCCACGGTCAACGGTGCCTTCAACGCGGTGGTGGTTGAAGCCGAGGCCGCCGGCCGGCTGATGTTCTACGGCCAGGGCGCCGGCGGCGCGCCGACCGCATCGGCGGTCACCGGCGATCTGGTGATGGCCGCCCGTAACCGGGTGCAGGGCGGGCGCGGGCCGCGCGAGTCCAAGTACGCCCAGCTGGCCATCGCCCCGATCGGTGACGTGCAGACCCGCTACTACGTGAGCATGGACGTCGCCGACAAGCCGGGTGTGCTGTCGACGGTGGCAGCCGAATTCGCCGCCCACGGCGTCAGCATCGCCGAGGTGCGCCAGGAGGGCGTGGCCGATAACGACGGCCAACTGATCGGCGCTCGGATCGTGGTGGTCACCCACCGAGCTGCCGACGCAGCATTATCGAAAACCGTTGCGGCGCTAGCTGATCTGGACGCAGTCCAGCGGATCGCCAGCGTGCTACGACTGGAAGGAACAGACCAGTGA
- a CDS encoding LLM class flavin-dependent oxidoreductase, translating into MTMPVMEPDLDATLLRDWARAIDDGPFSSLCWGERIAFTNPDSLTLLGALAAWTERVRLVTTVIVPQLHDPVMLAKALATADLLSQGRLTVGLGIGGRDEDYRAVGADPAKQKMGELAAAVAIMRRVWAGEKLTESVLPVGPAPTQPGGPPLLVGTIGPKTLRSAAAWAEGLAGITMDLDVAKQNELFDVARDAWRQAGRAKPHLATSFWFALGDRDEARDQVRRHLLRYMNWIPAEYVEAMAPTTGWAGSEDELAQVLRRFAAVGADEVHLIPTSSDLGQLRCVAEVVAEVNRAG; encoded by the coding sequence ATGACCATGCCAGTGATGGAACCGGACCTCGACGCCACGCTGCTGCGGGACTGGGCCCGAGCGATCGACGACGGGCCGTTCTCGTCGTTGTGTTGGGGCGAGCGAATTGCCTTCACCAACCCCGACAGCCTGACCCTGCTGGGTGCGCTGGCGGCGTGGACCGAGCGGGTGCGTCTGGTGACCACGGTGATCGTCCCGCAACTGCACGACCCCGTCATGCTCGCCAAAGCGCTGGCCACCGCCGACCTGCTCAGCCAGGGCCGGCTTACCGTCGGGCTCGGCATCGGCGGCCGCGACGAGGACTACCGGGCGGTCGGCGCCGATCCGGCGAAGCAGAAGATGGGCGAGTTGGCCGCCGCGGTGGCGATCATGCGGCGCGTCTGGGCGGGGGAGAAGCTCACCGAGTCGGTGTTGCCGGTCGGCCCGGCGCCCACCCAACCCGGCGGGCCGCCGCTGCTGGTCGGCACGATCGGCCCCAAGACCTTGCGCAGCGCAGCGGCCTGGGCCGAAGGACTGGCTGGCATCACCATGGATCTTGATGTCGCCAAACAGAACGAACTGTTCGACGTCGCCCGCGACGCCTGGCGGCAGGCGGGCCGGGCCAAGCCGCATCTGGCGACGTCGTTCTGGTTCGCGTTGGGCGATCGTGACGAAGCCCGCGATCAGGTGCGCCGGCACCTGCTGCGCTACATGAACTGGATTCCCGCCGAATATGTCGAGGCGATGGCGCCGACGACCGGCTGGGCTGGCAGCGAGGACGAGCTGGCGCAGGTGCTGCGCCGGTTTGCGGCGGTGGGCGCCGACGAGGTTCACCTCATCCCGACCAGCTCTGATCTGGGGCAACTGCGCTGCGTAGCTGAGGTGGTCGCCGAGGTCAACCGGGCCGGCTGA
- the argS gene encoding arginine--tRNA ligase yields the protein MTPADLAELLKNTAAAVLADHDLDTAALPATVTVERPRNPEHGDYATNLALQLGKKVGVNPRELAEWLAAALAQADGVAAAEIAGPGFVNLRIEASAQGAVVANIISAGTSYGHTDTLGALNVNLEFVSANPTGPIHIGGTRWAAVGDALGRLLSTQGAAVTREYYFNDHGAQIDRFANSLIAAAKGEPAPEDGYAGAYITDIAAQIQAKAPEALNSPDAQETFREIGVDLMFTHIKNSLHEFGTDFDVFTHEDSMHTSGRVEQAIDRLRANDNIYEKDGATWLRTSAYGDDKDRVVIKSDGKPAYIAGDLAYYLDKRERGFNLCIYMLGADHHGYIARLKAAAAAFGDDPATVEVLIGQMVNLVRDGQPVKMSKRAGTVITLDDLVEAIGVDAARYSLTRSSVDTPIDIDLALWSSASNENPVYYVQYAHARLCALARNAAELGLAPDTANLGLLRHDKEGALIRNLGEFPRVLETAAALREPHRVCRYLEDLAGDYHRFYDSCRVLPQGDEEPGELHAARLALCQATRQVIANGLGILGVSAPERM from the coding sequence GTGACCCCCGCCGATCTGGCCGAATTGCTCAAGAACACCGCCGCCGCGGTGCTGGCCGACCACGACCTGGACACCGCCGCGCTGCCCGCGACGGTGACGGTCGAGCGGCCGCGCAACCCCGAACACGGTGATTACGCCACCAACCTGGCCCTGCAGCTGGGCAAGAAGGTGGGCGTCAACCCGCGTGAGCTGGCCGAGTGGCTGGCTGCGGCGCTGGCGCAGGCCGACGGGGTCGCCGCGGCCGAGATCGCCGGGCCGGGCTTTGTGAATTTGCGTATCGAGGCCTCCGCGCAGGGCGCCGTGGTCGCCAACATCATCAGCGCCGGCACAAGCTACGGCCACACCGACACCCTCGGCGCACTCAACGTCAACCTCGAGTTCGTCTCGGCCAACCCCACCGGCCCCATCCACATCGGTGGCACCCGGTGGGCCGCGGTCGGTGACGCGCTGGGCCGGCTGCTGAGCACCCAGGGTGCCGCGGTCACCCGCGAGTACTACTTCAACGACCACGGCGCCCAGATCGACCGGTTCGCCAACTCGCTGATCGCCGCCGCCAAGGGCGAGCCCGCCCCCGAGGATGGCTACGCCGGCGCCTACATCACCGACATCGCGGCCCAAATCCAGGCCAAGGCCCCCGAGGCCCTGAACAGCCCGGACGCCCAGGAGACGTTCCGTGAGATCGGCGTCGACCTGATGTTCACCCACATCAAGAATTCGCTGCACGAGTTCGGTACCGACTTCGACGTCTTTACCCACGAAGACTCGATGCACACCTCGGGCCGCGTCGAGCAGGCCATCGACCGGCTGCGCGCCAACGACAACATCTACGAGAAAGACGGCGCCACCTGGCTGCGCACCAGCGCCTACGGCGACGACAAGGACCGCGTCGTCATCAAGAGCGACGGCAAGCCCGCCTACATCGCCGGCGACTTGGCCTACTACCTGGACAAGCGCGAGCGCGGCTTCAACCTGTGCATCTACATGCTCGGCGCCGACCACCACGGCTACATCGCCCGGCTCAAGGCCGCCGCGGCCGCCTTCGGCGACGACCCGGCGACCGTCGAGGTGCTGATCGGCCAGATGGTCAACCTGGTGCGCGACGGCCAGCCGGTCAAGATGAGCAAGCGCGCCGGCACCGTCATCACCCTCGACGACCTGGTCGAGGCCATCGGCGTGGACGCCGCCCGTTACAGCCTGACCCGCTCCTCGGTGGACACCCCCATCGACATCGACCTGGCCCTGTGGTCCTCGGCGAGCAACGAAAACCCGGTCTACTACGTGCAATACGCGCACGCCCGGCTCTGCGCGCTGGCCCGCAACGCCGCCGAACTGGGCCTGGCCCCCGACACCGCCAACCTCGGGCTGCTGCGCCACGACAAGGAAGGCGCGCTGATCCGCAACCTGGGAGAGTTCCCCCGGGTGCTGGAAACCGCTGCCGCACTGCGGGAACCGCACCGGGTCTGCCGCTACCTGGAAGACCTTGCCGGTGACTACCACCGGTTCTACGACAGCTGCCGGGTGCTCCCGCAAGGCGATGAGGAACCCGGCGAACTGCATGCCGCGCGGCTGGCGCTGTGTCAGGCCACCCGCCAGGTGATCGCCAACGGGCTGGGTATCCTCGGCGTGAGCGCACCGGAGCGGATGTGA
- a CDS encoding CopG family transcriptional regulator: protein MRTTLSIDDDVLLAVKERAHRERRPVGEVLSELARQALTRHDNPTKGSESFHGFAPLPHRGTAVSNALIDRLRDEEGV, encoded by the coding sequence ATGCGCACCACATTGTCGATCGATGATGACGTGCTCTTGGCGGTCAAGGAGCGGGCACACCGAGAGCGGCGCCCAGTGGGCGAAGTGCTCTCCGAGTTGGCTCGGCAAGCGCTGACCAGGCACGACAACCCGACGAAAGGGTCCGAGTCGTTTCACGGCTTCGCTCCGCTACCTCACCGCGGCACCGCAGTCTCCAATGCCCTCATCGACCGACTTCGCGACGAAGAGGGCGTCTGA
- a CDS encoding Rrf2 family transcriptional regulator: MRMSAKAEYAVRAMVQLATAEPGALVKTDEIAAAQGIPAQFLVDILSDLRTDRLVRSQRGRDGGYELARAATAISVADVLRCIDGPLASVRDIGMGDLPYAGPTAALTDVWRALRASMRSVLEQTSLADVASGDLPAHVADLAADYRTQERQRGHTPG, translated from the coding sequence ATGCGCATGTCGGCCAAGGCGGAGTACGCGGTGCGAGCGATGGTCCAACTGGCCACCGCCGAGCCCGGCGCCCTGGTCAAGACCGACGAAATAGCGGCGGCGCAGGGCATTCCCGCGCAGTTCCTCGTCGACATCTTGTCCGATCTGCGCACCGACCGGCTGGTGCGCAGCCAGCGCGGTCGCGACGGCGGCTACGAACTGGCCCGCGCGGCCACGGCGATCAGCGTCGCCGACGTCTTGCGCTGCATCGACGGTCCGCTGGCCAGTGTCCGTGACATCGGCATGGGCGATCTGCCCTACGCCGGGCCGACGGCCGCGTTGACCGACGTGTGGCGGGCGTTGCGGGCCAGCATGCGTTCGGTGCTCGAGCAGACCAGCCTGGCCGACGTGGCATCGGGCGATCTACCGGCGCACGTCGCCGACCTGGCCGCCGACTACCGCACCCAGGAGCGCCAGCGCGGCCACACGCCTGGTTAG
- a CDS encoding DUF4185 domain-containing protein: MSATRRIVSAAMVPVVVLGMVAASEFASANALTCNAPEANIDPPPGSPTTGAGQLPTGRRPRGTNDSAPLPKLGPLIAALINPNGTIRQQAGVVPPQPNPGGQAVPNVAQPVQPVQPVPAADPGLATADAAGAIAGAQTSLVEWVTGPNGPNQTLQRFGISGTDLGIPWDNGDPANRQVLYAFGDTFGYCRIQGKQWRQNVLFRSNDNNLADGITVGPGAVGNKYSGSPLRQANFSKQILPAVQLAPHQEGMIPTAAIGIAGNQYMNFMSIKQWGRDGEWSTNYSAIAVSNDNGETWGVYPGTVRSTSPENVPRARFVPGNEKFQMGAYLRGNDGFLYSYGTPSGRGGSAYLSRVPERAIPDLNQYQYWNGDSGSWVPANPAAATPVIPGPVGEMSVQYNTYLRQYLALYGNGGNDVVARTAPTPQGPWSAEQTLIPTGQIPGGIYAPYVHPWSTGKDVYFTLSLWNAYDVMLMHTVLG; encoded by the coding sequence ATGTCGGCGACACGTCGAATCGTCTCGGCGGCAATGGTGCCGGTCGTCGTCCTGGGGATGGTCGCCGCCAGCGAGTTCGCGTCGGCGAACGCGCTCACCTGCAACGCTCCTGAAGCCAACATCGACCCGCCGCCGGGTTCACCGACCACCGGAGCCGGTCAGCTGCCCACCGGGCGGCGGCCTCGCGGCACCAACGACTCTGCGCCGCTGCCCAAGCTGGGCCCGCTGATCGCCGCGCTGATCAACCCGAACGGCACGATCCGGCAACAGGCCGGAGTGGTCCCGCCGCAGCCGAATCCCGGTGGTCAAGCCGTGCCGAACGTCGCCCAGCCGGTGCAGCCCGTCCAGCCCGTACCGGCCGCAGATCCGGGGCTGGCGACGGCCGATGCCGCCGGCGCCATCGCCGGCGCGCAGACGTCGCTGGTGGAGTGGGTGACCGGACCCAACGGCCCCAACCAAACCCTGCAGCGCTTCGGCATCTCCGGCACCGACCTCGGAATCCCCTGGGACAATGGCGATCCCGCTAACCGTCAGGTCCTCTACGCGTTCGGCGACACGTTCGGCTACTGCCGCATCCAGGGCAAGCAGTGGCGACAGAATGTGCTGTTCCGAAGCAATGACAACAACCTGGCGGACGGGATCACGGTGGGCCCCGGCGCGGTCGGCAACAAGTACTCGGGTTCGCCACTGCGGCAGGCGAACTTCTCCAAGCAGATCCTGCCCGCTGTGCAGCTGGCTCCGCACCAGGAGGGCATGATCCCCACCGCCGCCATCGGGATCGCCGGCAACCAGTACATGAACTTCATGTCCATCAAGCAGTGGGGGCGTGACGGCGAGTGGTCCACCAACTACTCGGCGATCGCGGTCTCCAACGACAACGGCGAAACATGGGGCGTCTATCCGGGCACGGTGCGCTCGACCTCGCCGGAGAACGTCCCGCGGGCGCGTTTCGTCCCCGGTAACGAGAAATTCCAGATGGGCGCGTACCTACGCGGCAACGACGGCTTCTTGTACTCCTACGGAACCCCTTCCGGCCGTGGCGGTTCGGCGTACCTGTCGCGGGTGCCCGAGCGCGCCATTCCCGACCTGAACCAGTACCAGTACTGGAATGGGGACAGCGGATCCTGGGTGCCGGCCAATCCGGCTGCGGCCACGCCGGTGATCCCCGGCCCGGTGGGTGAGATGTCGGTGCAGTACAACACCTATCTACGTCAGTACCTGGCGTTGTACGGCAACGGCGGCAACGACGTCGTGGCCCGTACCGCGCCCACCCCGCAGGGGCCGTGGAGCGCCGAGCAGACGCTGATTCCCACCGGTCAGATCCCCGGCGGCATTTACGCGCCCTACGTGCATCCCTGGTCGACGGGTAAGGACGTGTATTTCACGCTGTCGCTGTGGAACGCCTACGACGTGATGTTGATGCACACGGTGCTGGGGTAG
- a CDS encoding LLM class F420-dependent oxidoreductase, whose translation MTIRLGFQIPDFSYGTDVSELFPTVIAQAREAEAAGFDAVLVMDHFYQLPMLGSPDQPMLEAYTALGALATATQRVQLGTLVTGNTYRNPALLAKIITTLDVVSAGRAILGIGTGWYELEHDQLGFEFGTFTDRFNRLDEALQITLPMIRGERPTFEGKWYRTREAMAEPRFRDHIPLLIGGSGEKKTIPLAARHFDHLNLITGFDQLPAKVDAIRRSCDEVGRDPATLETTMLLTALAGDNLTAGQVPAPIAQRAVAGSPESIAEQIKTKVLDAGVGGVTMNIPGYTPGVITKVGAALRAVLDA comes from the coding sequence GTGACGATTCGCCTTGGCTTCCAGATCCCTGACTTCTCGTACGGCACCGACGTTTCGGAGCTGTTCCCCACCGTCATCGCGCAGGCCCGCGAGGCCGAGGCCGCCGGGTTCGACGCGGTCTTGGTGATGGACCACTTCTATCAACTGCCGATGCTGGGGTCCCCCGATCAGCCGATGCTCGAGGCCTACACCGCCCTGGGTGCGCTGGCCACTGCGACGCAGCGGGTGCAGCTGGGCACCCTGGTCACCGGCAACACCTACCGCAACCCGGCCCTGCTGGCCAAGATCATCACCACGCTGGACGTGGTCAGCGCCGGCCGCGCCATCCTGGGTATCGGGACCGGCTGGTACGAGCTCGAACATGACCAACTGGGTTTCGAGTTCGGCACCTTCACCGACCGGTTCAACCGGCTCGACGAGGCGCTACAGATCACCCTGCCGATGATCCGCGGTGAGCGGCCCACGTTCGAGGGCAAGTGGTATCGCACCCGCGAAGCAATGGCCGAACCGCGCTTCCGCGACCACATTCCGCTGCTGATCGGCGGCAGCGGCGAGAAGAAGACGATCCCTTTGGCGGCGCGCCACTTCGACCACCTCAACCTCATCACCGGTTTCGACCAACTGCCTGCGAAGGTGGACGCGATCCGGCGCAGCTGCGACGAGGTCGGCCGCGACCCGGCCACCCTGGAGACCACCATGCTGCTCACCGCGCTGGCCGGCGACAACCTGACCGCTGGCCAGGTTCCCGCCCCGATCGCTCAACGGGCGGTGGCCGGCAGCCCTGAGTCGATCGCCGAGCAGATCAAGACCAAAGTGCTCGATGCCGGCGTGGGTGGGGTGACCATGAACATCCCCGGCTACACCCCCGGGGTCATCACCAAGGTGGGTGCGGCGTTGCGCGCGGTGCTCGACGCCTGA
- a CDS encoding VOC family protein, with the protein MGISFNHTIVAAHDKQASAAFLAELFGLPEPQPFGHFAVVALDHQASLDYADVAAGEPIRPQHYAFLVSESDFDAIYAKISERGLEHWADPRGERPGEINRNDGGRGVYFRDPGGHYMEILTRPYGTGG; encoded by the coding sequence ATGGGCATTTCGTTCAACCACACGATCGTGGCCGCACACGACAAGCAGGCGTCGGCAGCTTTTCTAGCCGAGCTGTTCGGCCTGCCCGAGCCGCAGCCGTTCGGGCACTTCGCGGTCGTCGCACTCGATCACCAGGCCAGCCTCGATTACGCCGATGTGGCCGCCGGTGAGCCGATCCGGCCACAGCACTACGCGTTTTTAGTCTCCGAGTCCGACTTCGATGCGATCTACGCCAAGATCTCCGAACGCGGGCTGGAGCACTGGGCCGATCCGCGAGGTGAGCGCCCGGGCGAGATCAACCGCAACGACGGTGGGCGCGGCGTGTATTTCCGCGATCCCGGCGGTCACTACATGGAGATCCTCACCCGGCCGTACGGGACCGGCGGTTAG
- the lysA gene encoding diaminopimelate decarboxylase has translation MNVHPAGPRHAEEIQHDGLPPRPQTPQQLLQLAPNVWPRNTVRGDDGVTQIAGVKVTDLAAEFGTPLFVIDEDDFRGRCREIAEAFGGGDNVHYAAKAFLCSEIARWIDQEGLCLDVATGGELAVALHAGFPAERITLHGNNKSVGELQTAVNAGVGHIVVDSLIEIDRLDAIAAEAGVVQDVLVRVTVGVEAHTHEFISTAHEDQKFGLSLASGAAMEAIRRVFATEHLRLIGLHSHIGSQIFDVAGFEVAAHRVIGLLRDVVAEFGVEKTAQLSVIDLGGGLGISYQPQDDPPPMAELAAKLTAIVRDESAAVGLPTPQLVVEPGRAIAGPGTITLYEVGTVKDVAVSATAHRRYVSVDGGMSDNIRPALYDAHYDVRLVSRTLDGSDALPELARIVGKHCESGDIIVRDTWVPEGMVPGDLIAVAATGAYCYSMSSRYNLLTRPAVVAVRDGKARLMLRRETVEDLISLEVG, from the coding sequence GTGAACGTCCACCCCGCGGGCCCTCGCCACGCCGAAGAGATCCAGCACGACGGACTGCCGCCGCGGCCCCAGACTCCGCAGCAGCTGCTGCAGCTGGCGCCGAACGTCTGGCCGCGCAACACCGTTCGCGGCGACGACGGCGTCACCCAGATCGCCGGGGTCAAGGTCACCGACCTGGCCGCCGAATTCGGCACCCCGTTGTTCGTCATCGACGAGGACGATTTCCGGGGCCGCTGCCGCGAGATCGCCGAGGCGTTCGGCGGGGGCGACAACGTGCATTACGCCGCTAAAGCCTTCCTGTGCAGTGAGATCGCTCGATGGATCGACCAAGAGGGCCTGTGTCTCGACGTCGCCACCGGGGGAGAGCTGGCCGTTGCCCTGCACGCCGGCTTCCCGGCGGAGCGGATCACCTTGCACGGCAACAACAAATCGGTTGGCGAGCTGCAGACCGCGGTCAACGCCGGAGTCGGTCACATCGTGGTCGACTCGCTGATCGAGATCGATCGTCTGGACGCCATCGCCGCGGAGGCCGGCGTTGTGCAAGACGTGCTGGTGCGCGTCACCGTCGGCGTTGAGGCCCACACCCACGAGTTCATCTCGACCGCTCACGAAGACCAGAAGTTCGGGCTGTCACTGGCTAGCGGTGCGGCGATGGAGGCCATCCGGCGGGTGTTCGCCACCGAGCATCTGCGGCTGATCGGCCTGCACAGTCACATCGGCTCGCAGATCTTCGACGTCGCCGGCTTCGAGGTGGCCGCCCACCGCGTCATCGGGCTGCTGCGCGACGTGGTCGCCGAGTTCGGCGTCGAGAAGACCGCCCAGCTCTCGGTCATCGACCTGGGCGGGGGACTGGGCATCTCCTATCAGCCGCAGGACGACCCGCCGCCGATGGCCGAGCTGGCCGCCAAATTGACCGCGATCGTGCGCGACGAGTCGGCGGCGGTGGGCCTGCCCACCCCGCAACTGGTCGTCGAACCCGGTCGGGCCATCGCCGGGCCGGGCACCATCACGCTCTATGAGGTCGGCACCGTCAAGGATGTCGCGGTCAGCGCCACCGCGCATCGCCGCTACGTCAGCGTCGACGGCGGCATGAGCGACAACATCCGTCCGGCGCTGTACGACGCGCACTACGATGTGCGGCTGGTGTCGCGCACCCTGGACGGTTCAGACGCCCTGCCGGAGCTGGCCCGCATCGTCGGCAAGCACTGCGAGAGCGGCGACATCATCGTCCGTGACACCTGGGTGCCCGAAGGCATGGTTCCCGGCGACCTGATCGCGGTGGCCGCCACCGGCGCCTACTGTTACTCGATGTCGAGCAGGTACAACCTGCTCACCCGCCCGGCGGTGGTGGCGGTACGTGACGGGAAAGCCCGCCTTATGCTGCGCCGGGAGACCGTCGAAGACCTGATCAGCCTGGAGGTGGGGTAA
- a CDS encoding 3'(2'),5'-bisphosphate nucleotidase CysQ, with protein MNDHQLAAHLATEAGRLLLRVREELADATEAERKAAGDQRSHDFLMAALASERPDDAVLSEEGADNPVRLAAERVWIVDPLDGTREFSELGRDDWAVHVALWQSGELSAGAVALPARGSTLATPTVAAPPAYAGAPRIAVSRSRPPAIAEAVRERLDGVLVPMGSAGVKVAAVVQGIADVYVHAGGQYEWDSAAPVAVARAAGLHTSRIDGSPLVYNRADPLLPDLVVCRPEYAQAVLAAIS; from the coding sequence GTGAACGATCACCAGCTGGCCGCGCACCTGGCCACCGAGGCGGGCCGGCTGCTGCTGCGGGTCCGCGAGGAGCTGGCCGATGCGACTGAGGCGGAACGGAAGGCGGCCGGCGACCAGCGTTCGCACGACTTCCTGATGGCCGCACTGGCGAGCGAGCGGCCCGACGACGCGGTGCTGTCCGAGGAGGGCGCCGACAACCCGGTCCGGCTGGCCGCCGAGCGGGTGTGGATCGTCGACCCGCTGGACGGCACCCGGGAGTTCAGCGAACTCGGCCGCGACGACTGGGCCGTGCACGTGGCGCTGTGGCAATCCGGCGAGCTGTCCGCCGGGGCGGTGGCGCTGCCCGCGCGGGGCAGCACGCTGGCCACCCCGACGGTTGCCGCCCCGCCCGCGTACGCCGGCGCGCCCCGCATCGCGGTGTCGCGCAGCCGTCCGCCCGCGATCGCCGAAGCGGTTCGCGAGCGACTGGACGGCGTGCTGGTGCCGATGGGCTCGGCGGGGGTGAAGGTTGCCGCTGTGGTGCAGGGCATCGCCGATGTGTACGTGCACGCCGGCGGGCAATACGAGTGGGACTCGGCTGCCCCGGTGGCGGTGGCCCGGGCCGCGGGCCTACATACCTCGCGCATCGACGGGTCACCACTGGTCTACAACCGGGCGGACCCGCTGCTTCCCGACCTGGTGGTGTGTCGCCCCGAATACGCGCAAGCGGTGCTCGCGGCAATCAGTTGA
- a CDS encoding TA system VapC family ribonuclease toxin: MRSLLDVNVLLALLDRDHVDHERARTWLDTEIDHGWASCAITQNGFVRIISQPRYPNPVTPNYAIGMLAQATGTRYHQFWTCAVSVLDADVVDPARVHSSKQVTDAYLLALAVANDGRFVTFDQSIALTTVPGAEDRHLTIL, encoded by the coding sequence ATGCGGTCATTGCTAGACGTCAATGTGCTGTTGGCGTTGCTCGACCGCGATCACGTCGACCACGAACGGGCACGGACGTGGCTGGACACCGAGATCGACCACGGCTGGGCATCTTGCGCGATCACCCAGAACGGCTTCGTGCGCATCATCAGCCAACCCCGATATCCGAATCCCGTCACGCCCAACTACGCCATCGGCATGCTGGCCCAGGCCACTGGGACCCGCTACCACCAGTTCTGGACCTGCGCGGTGAGCGTTCTCGATGCCGACGTTGTCGATCCCGCCCGGGTACACAGCTCCAAACAGGTCACCGACGCCTACTTGCTGGCACTCGCCGTCGCCAACGACGGCAGGTTCGTCACGTTCGACCAATCGATCGCTCTGACAACGGTTCCCGGCGCCGAAGATCGACACCTGACGATCCTTTGA
- a CDS encoding type VII secretion target, protein MTSPVLRVTPVSLRELAERCTSLSDQVGPALPTAAAPAWQATGTAAGNVNTGASTAATSMRERMTTSSAKLTNAAHDYEAMDNAGAATLAAVPQHGAGLTPLVPRSGVDGGAGGLETPR, encoded by the coding sequence ATGACCTCCCCCGTCCTGCGGGTCACTCCGGTCAGCCTGCGGGAGCTGGCGGAGCGGTGTACGTCGCTGTCGGATCAGGTCGGACCAGCGCTGCCGACGGCCGCCGCTCCCGCGTGGCAGGCCACCGGCACAGCAGCCGGCAACGTCAACACCGGCGCCAGCACCGCCGCGACCTCGATGCGCGAACGGATGACAACCAGCTCGGCAAAGCTCACCAACGCGGCCCACGACTACGAGGCGATGGACAACGCCGGGGCTGCCACCCTGGCCGCAGTCCCCCAGCACGGCGCCGGCCTCACCCCGCTGGTCCCGCGCTCCGGCGTCGACGGCGGCGCCGGTGGCCTCGAGACGCCGAGGTAG